Proteins from a genomic interval of Youhaiella tibetensis:
- the obgE gene encoding GTPase ObgE, translating into MKFLDQAKIYIRSGDGGGGSVSFLREKFVEFGGPNGGNGGRGGDVVVECVDGLNTLIDYRYQQHFKAKTGTHGMGKNRTGANGADVVLRVPVGTQIFEDDNETLIADMTEVGQRVVLLSGGNGGFGNAHFKTSSNQAPRHANPGQEGTEKWIWLRLKLIADAGLVGQPNAGKSTFLAAVSAAKPKIADYPFTTLHPNLGVVKIGERDFVLADIPGLIEGAHEGIGIGDRFLGHIERCNVLIHLIDGTQDDVKSVYKGIRNELFLYDELLAEKPELVVLNKIDAIPEDEAKEKLKTLKRISKAPVFGISAATHQGMDAVLYAVVDVIDRTRAEREEAARRAIEPNWAP; encoded by the coding sequence ATGAAATTTCTCGACCAGGCCAAGATTTATATCCGCTCCGGCGACGGCGGCGGCGGCTCCGTCTCTTTCCTGCGCGAAAAATTCGTCGAATTCGGTGGCCCGAACGGCGGTAACGGCGGACGCGGCGGCGACGTCGTCGTCGAATGCGTCGACGGCCTCAATACGCTCATCGACTATCGCTACCAGCAGCACTTCAAGGCCAAGACCGGCACCCATGGCATGGGCAAGAACCGCACCGGCGCCAATGGCGCCGACGTGGTGCTGCGCGTGCCCGTCGGCACGCAGATCTTCGAGGACGACAACGAAACCCTCATCGCCGACATGACCGAGGTCGGCCAGCGCGTCGTGCTGCTCTCGGGCGGCAATGGCGGGTTCGGCAACGCCCATTTCAAGACCTCGTCCAACCAGGCCCCGCGCCATGCCAATCCCGGCCAGGAAGGCACGGAAAAATGGATCTGGCTGCGCCTCAAGCTCATCGCCGATGCAGGCCTTGTCGGTCAGCCCAACGCCGGCAAGTCGACATTCCTGGCCGCGGTCTCGGCCGCCAAGCCCAAGATCGCCGACTACCCCTTCACCACCCTCCATCCCAACCTGGGTGTGGTCAAGATCGGCGAGCGCGACTTCGTCCTGGCCGATATTCCCGGGTTGATCGAGGGCGCCCATGAGGGCATCGGGATCGGCGACCGCTTCCTGGGCCACATCGAGCGCTGCAACGTGCTCATCCACCTGATCGACGGCACCCAGGACGACGTCAAATCCGTCTACAAGGGCATCCGCAACGAGCTCTTCCTCTATGACGAGCTGCTCGCCGAAAAGCCCGAACTGGTGGTGCTCAACAAGATCGACGCCATCCCCGAGGACGAGGCCAAGGAAAAGCTCAAGACCTTGAAGCGCATTTCCAAGGCGCCGGTCTTCGGGATTTCCGCGGCAACCCACCAAGGCATGGACGCCGTGCTCTACGCCGTCGTCGACGTCATCGACCGGACCAGGGCCGAACGCGAGGAAGCGGCGCGCCGGGCCATCGAGCCGAACTGGGCGCCGTAA
- a CDS encoding glutamate-5-semialdehyde dehydrogenase: MSVHNLAEKHDVKALMADMGKRARRAAAVLATASAERKYAALIGAARAIDKHRPEILAENQRDMEAGRQRGMTKAFLDRLLLTEARLDGIVDGLRTIADLPDPVGTVIAEWDRPNGLHIQRVRTPLGVIGVIFESRPNVTADAGALTLKSGNAVILRGGSDSVHSAMAIHACLVEGLTSAGLPADAIQYVPTTDREAVGEMLKGLGGNIDVIVPRGGKTLVARVQEEARVPIFAHLEGLVHTFIDKSADLDMAVSVVVNAKMRRTGICGATETLLVHQDIVESHLKPVIDALIAKGCEIRGDETVTRLVPAAIAATEEDWRTEYEDAIISVKVVPDIDDAIAHINTYSSHHTEAIISEDPVSVQKFFSRIDSAILLHNASTQFADGGEFGFGGEIGIATGKMHARGPVGVEQLTSFKYLVQGTGQTRP; encoded by the coding sequence ATGAGCGTACACAACCTGGCCGAGAAGCACGACGTCAAGGCGCTCATGGCCGATATGGGCAAGCGCGCCCGCAGGGCCGCTGCCGTGCTCGCCACGGCGAGCGCCGAACGCAAATACGCCGCGCTCATCGGCGCCGCCCGCGCGATCGACAAGCACCGCCCCGAGATACTCGCCGAGAACCAGCGCGACATGGAAGCCGGCCGCCAGCGCGGCATGACCAAGGCCTTCCTTGACCGTCTGCTGCTGACCGAAGCGCGGCTCGACGGCATCGTGGACGGCCTGCGCACCATTGCCGACCTGCCCGATCCGGTAGGCACCGTGATCGCCGAATGGGACCGGCCGAACGGGCTTCACATCCAGCGCGTCCGCACTCCGCTTGGCGTCATCGGCGTCATCTTCGAAAGCCGGCCCAATGTCACCGCCGATGCGGGCGCACTGACGCTCAAGTCGGGCAACGCCGTGATCCTGCGCGGCGGCTCGGACTCCGTGCACTCGGCCATGGCGATCCATGCCTGTCTCGTGGAGGGCCTGACCTCCGCCGGCCTGCCGGCGGATGCCATCCAGTATGTTCCCACCACCGACCGCGAAGCGGTTGGCGAGATGCTCAAGGGGCTTGGCGGCAATATTGACGTCATCGTGCCGCGTGGCGGAAAGACCCTGGTCGCCCGCGTCCAGGAAGAGGCGCGCGTCCCGATCTTCGCCCATCTCGAGGGCCTGGTTCACACCTTCATCGACAAGAGCGCCGACCTCGACATGGCGGTGAGCGTCGTGGTCAACGCCAAGATGCGCCGCACCGGCATTTGCGGGGCCACCGAAACCCTTCTCGTGCACCAGGACATTGTCGAGTCCCATCTCAAGCCGGTCATCGATGCGCTGATCGCCAAGGGTTGCGAGATTCGTGGCGACGAAACGGTGACGCGCCTTGTCCCCGCGGCCATCGCGGCAACCGAAGAGGACTGGCGCACCGAATACGAGGACGCCATCATCTCGGTGAAGGTCGTCCCCGACATCGATGACGCCATCGCGCACATCAACACCTATTCCTCCCACCACACCGAAGCGATCATTTCCGAGGACCCGGTATCGGTCCAGAAGTTCTTCAGCCGCATCGATAGCGCCATCCTGCTGCACAACGCCTCGACCCAGTTCGCCGATGGTGGCGAGTTCGGCTTCGGCGGCGAGATCGGTATCGCCACCGGCAAGATGCATGCGCGCGGCCCTGTGGGCGTTGAGCAGCTGACGAGCTTCAAGTACCTGGTGCAAGGCACGGGGCAAACCCGTCCTTGA
- a CDS encoding nicotinate-nucleotide adenylyltransferase, translated as MRFPVQKIPGITELPLSARGMKIGLFGGSFNPIHDGHLLVAEQCLQRLGLDAVWFLVSPGNPLKNHDELAPLRDRVEDARALLDHPRIKVTGFEAAHGFRYTYDTLKFLTQTLPDRNFVWIMGADNMVSFHKWDRWREIANMLPMAVYVRPGSSRKAPGSLAATAFARYRLDEDDAPLLATCEPPAWVYLHGIMSGLSSSVIRAQRKDAKIAK; from the coding sequence TTGAGGTTCCCTGTCCAGAAGATCCCCGGTATCACCGAGCTGCCGCTCTCTGCGCGCGGCATGAAGATCGGCCTCTTCGGAGGCAGCTTCAATCCCATCCATGACGGGCACCTGCTGGTAGCCGAGCAATGCCTGCAGCGCCTGGGACTGGACGCCGTCTGGTTCCTGGTGTCGCCCGGCAATCCGCTCAAGAACCATGACGAACTGGCCCCGCTCAGGGATCGCGTGGAGGACGCCCGCGCCCTCCTCGACCATCCGCGTATCAAGGTGACGGGCTTCGAGGCCGCGCACGGTTTCCGCTATACCTACGACACTCTCAAATTCCTGACCCAGACCCTGCCCGACCGCAACTTCGTCTGGATCATGGGCGCCGACAACATGGTGAGCTTCCACAAATGGGACCGCTGGCGCGAGATCGCCAACATGCTGCCCATGGCTGTCTATGTGCGCCCCGGGTCCTCGCGCAAGGCCCCGGGATCGCTGGCCGCCACCGCCTTCGCCCGCTACCGGCTGGACGAGGACGACGCCCCGCTCCTCGCCACCTGCGAACCGCCGGCCTGGGTCTATCTGCACGGCATCATGTCCGGGCTTTCCTCATCGGTCATCCGGGCGCAACGCAAGGATGCCAAAATTGCCAAATGA
- the proB gene encoding glutamate 5-kinase, translated as MSGGNNALAPYRRLTVKIGSALLVDGQTGKLRTQWLRALASDIAALKAEGRDIVIVSSGAIALGRRLLKLDAIALTLEQSQAAASAGQIALSQAWAETLGEHGIITGQILITPNITEERRYYLNARTTVTTLLSLGAVPIINENDSVATAEIRYGDNDRLSARVATMIEADCLVLLSDIDGLYTAPPSKDPSATHLSEVAAITPAIEAMAGGAASHLSRGGMTTKVEAGKIATQAGTAMIIAKGTADHPLKALVEGGKHTLFHPVQSRAQARKRWIMGTLEVAGSLEVDAGAARALMTGKSLLPIGVTRVRGEFSRGDAVSILDPNGHEVARGLAGLDSDEANLVKGKKSAVVIELLGIGNRAELVHRDNMVLLLGAEAATR; from the coding sequence ATGTCTGGGGGGAACAATGCTTTGGCGCCCTACCGGCGCCTCACGGTCAAGATCGGCTCGGCCCTTCTTGTGGACGGCCAGACCGGCAAGCTGCGTACGCAATGGCTGCGAGCCTTGGCCAGCGACATCGCCGCGCTCAAGGCCGAGGGACGGGACATCGTCATCGTCTCTTCGGGCGCCATCGCGCTCGGACGCCGGCTCCTCAAGCTCGACGCCATTGCCCTGACGCTCGAGCAGAGCCAGGCCGCCGCCTCGGCCGGCCAGATCGCGCTGAGCCAGGCCTGGGCGGAAACGCTGGGCGAACACGGCATCATCACCGGCCAGATTCTGATCACGCCCAATATCACCGAGGAGCGGCGCTACTACCTCAACGCGCGCACCACCGTCACCACGCTGCTCTCGCTCGGTGCAGTGCCGATCATCAACGAGAATGACAGCGTCGCCACCGCCGAAATCCGCTATGGCGACAATGACCGGCTCTCGGCGCGTGTCGCCACCATGATCGAGGCCGATTGCCTGGTGCTGCTCTCCGATATCGACGGGCTCTATACCGCCCCGCCGAGCAAGGACCCTTCGGCCACGCACCTGAGCGAAGTCGCTGCCATCACCCCGGCGATCGAGGCCATGGCCGGCGGCGCCGCCAGCCACCTGTCGCGCGGCGGCATGACCACCAAGGTCGAGGCCGGCAAGATCGCGACCCAGGCTGGAACCGCCATGATCATCGCCAAGGGCACCGCCGACCACCCGCTCAAGGCGCTGGTCGAAGGCGGCAAGCATACGCTTTTCCACCCTGTGCAGTCGCGGGCCCAGGCGCGAAAGCGCTGGATCATGGGGACGCTCGAGGTCGCCGGCTCGCTCGAGGTCGACGCCGGGGCCGCCCGCGCCCTCATGACCGGCAAGAGCCTCTTGCCTATCGGGGTCACGCGGGTGCGCGGCGAGTTCTCGCGCGGCGACGCCGTTTCGATCCTAGACCCGAATGGGCACGAAGTGGCCCGGGGCCTGGCGGGCCTCGACAGCGACGAGGCCAACCTCGTCAAAGGCAAGAAAAGCGCGGTGGTGATCGAACTGCTCGGCATCGGCAACAGAGCCGAGTTGGTGCATCGCGATAATATGGTATTGCTCCTGGGGGCGGAGGCAGCAACGAGATGA
- the rpmA gene encoding 50S ribosomal protein L27, translating to MAHKKAGGSSRNGRDTAGRRLGVKKFGGEAVIAGNILVRQRGTKWHPGTGVGLGKDHTIYALVDGTVTFRTRANSKVFVSVQPAEAAE from the coding sequence ATGGCACATAAGAAAGCAGGCGGTTCATCCCGCAACGGTCGCGATACCGCTGGCCGCCGTCTCGGCGTCAAGAAGTTCGGTGGTGAAGCTGTCATCGCCGGCAACATCCTGGTCCGCCAGCGCGGCACCAAATGGCATCCGGGTACCGGCGTGGGCCTGGGCAAGGATCACACGATCTATGCCCTGGTGGACGGCACCGTCACCTTCCGCACCCGCGCCAATTCGAAAGTCTTCGTGTCGGTCCAACCGGCAGAAGCAGCTGAATAA
- the rlmH gene encoding 23S rRNA (pseudouridine(1915)-N(3))-methyltransferase RlmH, giving the protein MRIQIAAVGRMKAGPERELVARYLERAVAGGKPLGLTGFDVAELSESRAGSPPSRKLEEAKALTAAFPQGTVVVALDERGKGIGSEDLANRVARWRDDGKPAVSFVIGGADGLDPDFVRRADLVLSFSPLTWPHQMVRIMLAEQLYRTTTILSGHPYHRGD; this is encoded by the coding sequence ATGCGGATTCAGATCGCCGCCGTCGGGCGCATGAAAGCCGGGCCCGAACGAGAACTTGTCGCGCGCTATCTCGAGCGCGCGGTAGCCGGCGGCAAGCCGCTGGGCCTGACCGGGTTCGACGTGGCCGAGCTCAGCGAGTCACGCGCCGGCAGTCCCCCTTCCCGCAAGCTTGAGGAGGCCAAGGCCCTCACGGCCGCCTTTCCGCAAGGAACGGTCGTGGTGGCGCTCGACGAGCGCGGCAAGGGTATCGGCTCGGAAGATCTCGCCAACCGGGTCGCGCGCTGGCGCGACGACGGCAAGCCGGCCGTGAGCTTCGTCATCGGAGGCGCAGACGGGCTGGACCCCGATTTCGTCAGGCGCGCCGACCTAGTGCTGAGCTTTTCCCCACTGACCTGGCCGCACCAGATGGTGCGCATCATGCTGGCCGAACAGCTCTATCGGACCACGACGATCCTCTCCGGCCACCCCTACCATCGCGGCGACTAG
- the rsfS gene encoding ribosome silencing factor has product MIDVILETLDDAKAEQTVSIDITGKSSLTDHMVVTSGRSHRHVGAVADQVEKALRGAGYGKPRIEGLPHCDWVLVDAGDVIVHIFRPEVREFYNIEKMWQAEFAADAH; this is encoded by the coding sequence ATGATCGACGTAATTCTTGAGACCCTTGACGACGCCAAGGCGGAGCAGACTGTCTCTATCGATATCACCGGAAAGTCCTCGCTCACCGACCATATGGTGGTGACGTCCGGACGCTCGCACCGTCACGTCGGCGCCGTCGCCGACCAGGTGGAGAAAGCCCTGCGTGGGGCCGGCTACGGCAAGCCGCGCATCGAGGGCCTGCCCCATTGCGACTGGGTGCTGGTGGATGCCGGCGATGTCATCGTCCACATCTTCCGTCCCGAAGTTCGGGAATTCTACAACATCGAGAAGATGTGGCAGGCAGAGTTCGCCGCCGACGCGCACTAA
- a CDS encoding class I SAM-dependent RNA methyltransferase, protein MSEVAITGIGARGEGIAEVAGQRVFVPFTLPGESAEVEVEGDHARLVRLLQSSAERVEPICPHFGACGGCQLQHLGPGLYRDFKRGLVELPLRRAGIDTAVGDLIDAQGTGRRRATLHARKEGSGYMQARSHQVHDLDRCPILVPGLGKASDICRAIQTAIGECDVAITATRTGLDVAIRAEKARARPERVAPIAERFSLARLSLNGEMLLLNRMPVVGMGKAQVELPIGSFLQATEAAEETLARLVLEPLGKAKSVADLFCGIGPFALRIAESAKVFAADSDKAGIAALSKAVRNTQGLKAVTAQVRDLFREPLTQYELGGYDAIVFDPPRAGAEAQARELAKGKVKTIVGVSCDPKTFARDAAILIAGGYRLESVTPVDQFAWSTHVELVGVFRR, encoded by the coding sequence ATGAGCGAAGTCGCCATTACCGGAATCGGGGCGCGCGGCGAGGGGATCGCCGAGGTCGCGGGCCAGAGAGTGTTCGTGCCGTTTACACTGCCCGGCGAAAGCGCCGAGGTCGAGGTGGAGGGCGACCATGCGCGCCTCGTGCGCCTTCTCCAGTCCAGCGCCGAGCGCGTGGAACCGATCTGCCCGCATTTCGGGGCCTGTGGCGGCTGCCAACTCCAGCATCTGGGGCCTGGGCTCTATAGGGACTTCAAGCGCGGCCTCGTCGAACTGCCGTTGCGCCGGGCGGGCATCGACACTGCGGTCGGCGACCTCATCGATGCACAAGGGACGGGCCGCCGGCGGGCGACCCTTCATGCGCGCAAGGAGGGCTCGGGCTATATGCAGGCGCGCAGCCATCAGGTGCACGATCTCGATCGCTGCCCGATCCTGGTGCCGGGGCTCGGCAAGGCCAGCGATATCTGCCGGGCGATCCAGACCGCAATCGGGGAGTGCGATGTCGCCATCACCGCGACCCGCACCGGGCTCGACGTCGCGATCCGTGCCGAGAAGGCCCGGGCGAGGCCCGAGCGCGTGGCCCCGATCGCAGAGAGGTTCAGCCTGGCGCGGCTCTCGCTCAACGGGGAGATGCTGCTGCTCAACCGCATGCCGGTGGTCGGCATGGGCAAGGCGCAAGTCGAGTTGCCGATCGGCAGCTTTCTTCAGGCTACCGAGGCCGCCGAGGAGACGTTGGCCCGGCTGGTGCTCGAGCCGCTGGGCAAGGCCAAGTCGGTCGCCGATCTCTTTTGCGGCATCGGCCCGTTCGCATTGCGCATCGCGGAGAGCGCCAAGGTCTTTGCCGCCGACAGCGACAAGGCGGGTATCGCGGCCCTCTCCAAGGCCGTTCGCAATACGCAGGGGCTCAAGGCGGTCACCGCGCAGGTGCGCGACCTTTTCCGGGAGCCGCTGACCCAGTACGAACTGGGCGGGTACGACGCCATCGTTTTTGATCCCCCGCGCGCCGGGGCTGAGGCGCAGGCCCGGGAACTGGCCAAGGGCAAGGTCAAGACCATCGTCGGCGTCTCGTGCGATCCCAAGACGTTTGCGCGTGACGCGGCAATCCTCATCGCGGGCGGCTATCGGCTCGAGAGCGTGACGCCTGTCGATCAGTTCGCCTGGTCGACCCATGTGGAGCTGGTCGGGGTATTCCGGCGCTAG
- a CDS encoding GNAT family N-acetyltransferase, which produces MSGIDLKTALPLRIETERLTLRPPMRADVFDLVDQANNPRIARMLKRMPHPYTKADAIGFVDITAQREAERAYVVTMKRGTLVGVASFMFAHGHPPEIGYWFGEYYWGRGFATEVVRAMVCTAHDTGHFPVICAQALAHNYASARVLEKAGFGRTHTSVDAEGVTKGKSVIHFRLEKAEEAA; this is translated from the coding sequence ATGAGTGGGATCGACCTCAAGACTGCCCTGCCGCTGCGGATAGAGACCGAGCGGCTCACCCTGAGGCCGCCGATGCGTGCGGACGTGTTCGACCTGGTGGACCAGGCCAACAATCCCCGTATCGCCCGCATGCTCAAGCGCATGCCGCACCCCTATACCAAGGCCGACGCCATCGGTTTTGTCGACATCACCGCCCAGCGCGAAGCCGAGCGCGCCTATGTGGTCACCATGAAGCGCGGCACTCTGGTGGGAGTGGCCAGTTTCATGTTCGCCCACGGGCATCCACCCGAGATCGGCTACTGGTTCGGCGAATATTACTGGGGCCGCGGCTTCGCCACCGAGGTGGTCAGGGCAATGGTCTGCACCGCCCACGATACCGGCCATTTTCCGGTAATCTGCGCCCAGGCCCTGGCCCACAACTACGCCTCGGCCCGCGTCCTTGAAAAGGCCGGCTTCGGGCGCACCCATACGAGCGTGGACGCCGAAGGCGTCACCAAGGGCAAGTCCGTCATTCACTTCCGGCTGGAGAAAGCGGAGGAGGCAGCATGA
- a CDS encoding MBL fold metallo-hydrolase: protein MQQADILASSAGDITITPVHHASLVLGFDGLTVYLDPVGSPDRYSDLPRPDLVLLTHEHGDHLSPETLAALVGPQTRLIGARVAIEKLDGALADKAEIISHGETVDIDGLGITAVPAENISPEKLKYHPPGVGNGYLLRFGGKTIYVSGDTEDTAEMRALTDIAVAFLPMNQPYTMTGQQAADAVRAFRPQVVYPFHYLGGAENEVFATELLGEPGIEVRQRDWYVED from the coding sequence ATGCAACAAGCCGATATCCTCGCAAGCTCGGCCGGCGACATCACCATCACGCCGGTCCACCACGCCAGCCTGGTGCTCGGCTTTGATGGGCTCACCGTCTATCTCGACCCGGTCGGCAGCCCGGACCGCTATTCGGACCTGCCGCGCCCCGACCTCGTGCTCCTTACCCACGAGCACGGCGACCACCTGAGCCCGGAAACCCTGGCGGCCCTGGTCGGACCGCAAACCCGCCTCATCGGCGCCAGGGTGGCGATCGAAAAGCTCGATGGCGCGCTGGCCGACAAGGCGGAGATCATCTCCCATGGCGAGACGGTCGACATCGACGGCCTGGGCATCACGGCGGTGCCCGCCGAAAATATCTCGCCCGAAAAACTCAAATACCACCCGCCAGGGGTCGGCAACGGCTACCTGCTGCGCTTCGGCGGCAAGACCATCTATGTCTCCGGCGACACCGAGGACACGGCCGAGATGCGCGCGCTCACCGATATTGCGGTGGCGTTCCTGCCCATGAATCAGCCTTATACGATGACCGGCCAGCAGGCCGCCGACGCCGTGCGCGCTTTCCGCCCGCAAGTGGTCTACCCTTTCCACTACCTGGGCGGCGCCGAGAACGAGGTTTTCGCCACCGAGCTCCTGGGCGAGCCGGGCATCGAAGTGCGCCAGCGCGATTGGTACGTGGAGGACTGA
- a CDS encoding GNAT family N-acetyltransferase yields the protein MKATLNTERLILRLPEVGDAERIAFYLNNLAVSGNLARVPHPYFLGDAKAWLRTRRDDLPPEETNFTIEVPGQGLAGAVGYHIGLGGQPVIGYWLGQPFWGRGYMTEAARAALDWYFAVTDADRILSGVFEFNIASLNVQKKLGFTEIGRSSMHCLARNAEVRHIDTELTRKAWIGQQR from the coding sequence ATGAAGGCCACGCTCAACACAGAGCGCTTGATCCTGCGCCTGCCCGAGGTCGGCGATGCCGAGCGGATCGCGTTCTATCTCAACAATCTGGCGGTCTCGGGCAACCTGGCGCGCGTACCCCACCCCTATTTCCTGGGCGACGCAAAGGCCTGGCTGCGCACGCGGCGCGACGACCTGCCGCCAGAGGAAACCAACTTCACCATCGAAGTGCCCGGCCAGGGGCTGGCGGGCGCCGTCGGCTACCATATCGGGCTGGGCGGACAGCCGGTGATCGGCTATTGGCTGGGCCAGCCCTTCTGGGGGCGCGGCTACATGACCGAGGCTGCCCGCGCCGCGCTCGACTGGTATTTCGCCGTCACCGATGCCGACCGTATTCTCTCGGGCGTCTTCGAATTCAACATCGCCTCGCTCAACGTGCAAAAGAAGCTCGGATTTACCGAGATCGGCCGTTCCTCCATGCATTGCCTTGCGCGCAACGCCGAGGTGCGCCATATCGACACCGAACTCACGCGAAAAGCGTGGATTGGACAGCAACGATGA
- a CDS encoding GNAT family N-acetyltransferase: MSEVLKTERLVLRPQAARDADAIVAGLSNFEVAKWLPLVPYPYTPAGAAEWLAQLPDAPHAGKAIFTIELPGTGMIGTVSIAAELGYWLAQPHWGRGYMTEAAQALLRWYFAQPECADEVLSSADADNAGSRSVQRKLGFVETIRETRFSKSLNAQYEWVGTALTRAAFEERFR; this comes from the coding sequence ATGAGCGAAGTTCTCAAGACCGAGCGGCTCGTCTTGCGTCCCCAGGCGGCGCGAGACGCGGATGCCATTGTAGCTGGATTGTCCAATTTCGAGGTGGCCAAGTGGTTGCCCCTGGTTCCCTATCCCTATACCCCGGCAGGTGCCGCCGAATGGCTGGCTCAACTGCCCGACGCGCCTCACGCCGGCAAGGCGATCTTTACGATCGAACTGCCCGGCACGGGCATGATCGGCACCGTCAGCATCGCCGCCGAACTCGGCTACTGGCTGGCGCAGCCCCATTGGGGGCGCGGCTACATGACCGAGGCCGCCCAGGCCTTGCTGCGCTGGTATTTCGCACAGCCCGAATGTGCTGACGAGGTGCTCTCGAGCGCCGATGCCGACAATGCAGGATCGCGGTCGGTGCAACGCAAGCTCGGCTTCGTCGAGACTATCCGCGAGACGCGTTTCTCCAAGTCCCTCAACGCTCAATACGAATGGGTCGGCACCGCCCTGACCCGCGCCGCCTTCGAGGAGCGTTTCCGATGA
- the rplU gene encoding 50S ribosomal protein L21 — MTFAVIKTGGKQYKVAANDVLKVEKLDAEAGTIVTFDQVLMVGDTVGAPIVEGALVAAELIETRKSKTVIVFKKNRRHNYRRRNGHRQLLSTVRITEILTGGAKPTIAAKPAKAAAATETVTEAKPAKKAAAKAEAPAAEAKAPAKKAAPKKAAAETTETEAKAPAKKAPAKKAAPKADKE, encoded by the coding sequence ATGACTTTCGCAGTCATCAAGACTGGCGGCAAGCAGTACAAGGTTGCCGCAAACGACGTTCTCAAGGTCGAAAAGCTCGACGCTGAAGCCGGCACCATCGTGACCTTCGACCAGGTCCTCATGGTTGGCGACACCGTCGGCGCCCCGATCGTGGAAGGCGCGCTCGTCGCCGCCGAGCTGATCGAGACCCGCAAGTCGAAGACCGTTATCGTCTTCAAGAAGAACCGTCGCCACAATTACCGCCGTCGCAACGGCCATCGTCAGCTGCTCTCGACCGTGCGGATCACCGAGATCCTCACTGGCGGTGCCAAGCCGACGATCGCTGCCAAGCCGGCCAAGGCCGCTGCTGCCACCGAGACCGTGACCGAAGCCAAGCCGGCCAAGAAGGCCGCCGCCAAGGCCGAGGCCCCGGCCGCAGAGGCCAAGGCTCCGGCCAAGAAGGCTGCGCCCAAGAAGGCCGCTGCCGAAACGACTGAAACCGAGGCCAAGGCCCCGGCCAAGAAGGCTCCGGCCAAGAAGGCCGCCCCGAAGGCCGACAAGGAATAA